The following coding sequences are from one Salvia hispanica cultivar TCC Black 2014 chromosome 3, UniMelb_Shisp_WGS_1.0, whole genome shotgun sequence window:
- the LOC125213324 gene encoding F-box protein FBW2, with product MEEACDYPKWDELIPDALGLIFKKLSLVELLTVVPRVCKSWGKAVSGPYCWQEIDLVEWSRTHDPEQVDRMIQLLVSRSCGSLRKLSVSGVSSDQSISFIVNHAQSLKALHLPGSHMNNSVIERAAAKLSCLTSLDLSYCGNIGAQALEAAGKHCKSLTFLRRVMHPLEVIDKLSQDDEALAIAATMPKLKHLEIAYLLVETSSVVKIIENCKELELLDIRGCWQVKLDEKLAKRFPNLKVIGPLVVDYYEMNGWDNCSDNSSSSEYLPWDFADDVDDEYNEMLEDDFWEDELPVEDVGMWFYYDINVADAVYDWPQSP from the exons ATGGAGGAGGCGTGTGATTATCCGAAATGGGACGAACTGATACCGGATGCACTTGGGCTGATATTCAAGAAACTGTCTCTTGTTGAGCTGCTGACTGTGGTGCCAAGAGTCTGTAAGTCTTGGGGAAAAGCGGTGTCTGGGCCGTATTGTTGGCAAGAGATAGACCTTGTTGAGTGGAGCAGGACTCATGACCCAGAACAAGTTGATCGGATGATTCAGTTGCTCGTTTCGAGAAGCTGTGGCTCGCTCAGGAAGCTCAGCGTCTCTGGTGTTTCCAGTGACCAAAGCATTTCCTTCATAGTTAATCA TGCTCAATCTCTAAAAGCGTTGCACCTGCCCGGAAGCCACATGAACAATTCAGTAATTGAGAGGGCTGCCGCAAAGCTATCATGTCTGACTTCCCTCGATTTGAGTTACTGCGGCAACATAGGAGCTCAAGCCCTCGAAGCAGCCGGGAAGCACTGTAAATCCCTCACCTTTTTGCGAAGGGTAATGCATCCGCTGGAGGTGATCGACAAGCTTTCCCAAGACGATGAAGCTCTTGCCATCGCTGCCACAATGCCAAAACTGAAGCATCTTGAGATTGCCTACTTGCTCGTAGAAACATCAAGCGTAGTCAAGATTATCGAAAACTGCAAAGAGCTCGAGTTGCTGGATATACGAGGATGCTGGCAGGTGAAGCTGGATGAAAAGTTGGCGAAGAGATTCCCTAATCTGAAGGTTATTGGACCCCTTGTTGTGGACTACTATGAAATGAATGGCTGGGATAATTGTTCAGATAACTCGAGTTCTTCCGAGTACCTGCCTTGGGACTTTGCAGACGACGTGGATGATGAGTACAACGAGATGCTGGAGGACGATTTCTGGGAGGACGAACTCCCTGTAGAGGACGTTGGGATGTGGTTTTACTATGACATTAACGTTGCGGATGCTGTTTATGATTGGCCCCAGTCTCCCTAA
- the LOC125213325 gene encoding uncharacterized protein LOC125213325 yields MAVSFRSIFTNKNPISSLIPFSPTHFPKPPISPFPTLNSRPHLPNYAFLTCQSRVFPLRKATASFGDLQIDCGKGGAGSSTFNFDDLLSNLEFLSLTISAAVSLYAAVSFGLQKGALLWWIGSKVFVWQCVVLVASVVVGAVIRRRQSRRVCGPGFSKGANLLGRVEKLEEDLRSSASLIQALSRQLEKLGVRVRAARKSLKEPIFETAALARKNSEVTRALAAREDVLEKELGEIHTVLLAMQEQQEKVLNLILATGKARNLLNSKPTQIINPNKPEASNSSSMDSEHNTEISNKLETLDVANASQ; encoded by the exons atggCAGTCTCTTTTCGCTCCATCTTCACAAACAAGAATCCAATCTCTTCCCTAATCCCTTTCTCACCAACCCATTTCCCAAAACCGCCAATTTCGCCATTTCCAACCCTAAATTCACGGCCCCATCTCCCCAATTACGCCTTCTTGACATGCCAATCCCGCGTTTTCCCCCTCAGAAAGGCCACCGCCTCTTTTGGCGACCTCCAAATTGACTGCGGCAAGGGCGGCGCCGGCTCCAGCACTTTCAATTTCGACGATCTTCTCTCCAATCTTGAATTCTTGAGCCTAACTATCTCGGCTGCGGTCTCGTTGTATGCGGCAGTGAGCTTCGGATTGCAAAAGGGGGCGCTTCTTTGGTGGATTGGGAGCAAGGTTTTTGTGTGGCAGTGTGTGGTGTTGGTGGCGAGCGTCGTGGTTGGGGCGGTGATACGGCGGCGGCAGTCGCGGAGGGTGTGCGGGCCCGGGTTCTCGAAGGGGGCTAATTTGTTGGGGAGAGTGGAGAAATTGGAGGAGGATTTGCGGAGCTCGGCGTCCCTCATTCAGGCTCTGTCGAGGCAGCTTGAGAAGCTCGGTGTTCGGGTTCGGGCCGCCCGGAAATCTCTGAAAGAGCCGATCTTTGAG ACTGCGGCGTTGGCACGGAAGAACTCTGAGGTCACTCGAGCATTGGCAGCACGTGAAGACGTTTTGGAGAAGGAACTCGGGGAGATTCACACTGTTCTGCTAGCTATGCAG GAACAACAAGAGAAAGTGCTGAACCTCATCCTTGCTACCGGAAAAGCTAGGAATCTGTTGAATAGCAAACCTACACAAATTATCAACCCTAACAAACCAGAGGCTTCAAACTCATCATCAATGGACAGCGAACACAACACAGAAATAAGCAACAAACTCGAGACTCTGGATGTTGCGAATGCGAGCCAATAA
- the LOC125213467 gene encoding phospho-2-dehydro-3-deoxyheptonate aldolase 2, chloroplastic-like: MAAALPNTTAFSSKSAIQSQALLPGVSHSPSFTCAPASGAARRHISAVHAAEPAKAPVVAAKPAAATSSAAKWTPETWKTKNALQLPEYPDAAELESVLDTMAAYPPLVFAGEVRSLEERLAEAAVGKAFLLQGGDCAESFKEFSANNIRDTFRILLQMSVVLSFGGQLPVIKVGRMAGQFAKPRSDPMEEKDGVKLPSYKGDNINGDAFTEKSRIPDPNRMIRAYCQSASTLNLLRAFATGGYAAMQRVTQWNLDFVENSEQGDRYQELAHRVDEALGFMEAAGLTIDHPVMSTTEFWTSHECLLLPYEQALTRKDSTTGLYYGCSAHMLWVGERTRQLDGAHVEFLRGVSNPLGIKVSQKMDPKELTKLIDILNPTNKPGRITVIVRMGAENMRVKLPHLVRAVRGAGQIVTWVCDPMHGNTIKAPCGLKTRPFDAILAEVRAFFDVHEQEGSHAGGIHLEMTGQNVTECIGGSRTVTFDDLSSRYHTHCDPRLNASQSLELAFIVSERLRKKRMASHSLLS, from the exons ATGGCTGCTGCTTTGCCGAACACCACCGCCTTCTCCTCCAAATCCGCCATCCAATCCCAAGCTCTCCTCCCCGGCGTCTCCCATTCCCCCTCATTCACCTGCGCCCCGGCCTCCGGCGCCGCTCGCCGCCACATCTCCGCCGTGCATGCGGCGGAGCCGGCGAAGGCTCCCGTGGTTGCGGCGAAGCCGGCGGCGGCGACTTCCTCCGCCGCCAAGTGGACGCCGGAGACCTGGAAGACGAAGAATGCTCTGCAGCTCCCTGAGTACCCCGATGCGGCGGAGCTGGAGTCGGTGCTCGACACCATGGCGGCGTACCCGCCGCTGGTGTTCGCCGGAGAGGTGCGGAGCCTCGAGGAGCGTCTCGCGGAGGCGGCTGTTGGAAAGGCCTTCCTGCTCCAGGGCGGCGACTGCGCTGAGAGCTTCAAGGAATTCAGTGCTAACAACATTCGTGATACCTTCAGGATTCTTCTCCAGATGAGCGTCGTCCTCTCCTTCGGAGGTCAATTGCCGGTTATCAAG GTTGGGAGGATGGCTGGGCAGTTTGCCAAACCAAGATCGGACCCTATGGAGGAAAAGGATGGAGTGAAGCTGCCGAGCTACAAGGGCGATAACATTAACGGTGACGCCTTCACtgaaaaatcaagaatccCGGATCCTAACAGGATGATCAGGGCCTACTGCCAGTCTGCGTCGACCCTTAATCTTCTCAGGGCCTTTGCCACCGGAGGTTACGCTGCAATGCAGAGAGTTACTCAGTGGAATCTTGATTTTGTCGAGAACAGTGAACAGGGCGACAG GTATCAAGAACTAGCTCACCGGGTTGACGAAGCCCTGGGGTTCATGGAGGCTGCTGGACTCACAATTGACCACCCTGTGATGTCGACAACTGAGTTCTGGACTTCCCATGAGTGTCTGCTGCTTCCTTATGAACAGGCGCTCACCCGTAAAGACTCAACAACTGGTCTCTACTACGGCTGCTCAGCCCACATGCTCTGGGTCGGTGAACGTACCAGACAGCTCGACGGTGCACATGTTGAATTCTTGAGAGGAGTCTCTAACCCTCTCGGTATCAAG GTGAGCCAGAAGATGGACCCGAAGGAACTTACTAAACTCATCGACATCTTGAACCCAACCAACAAACCTGGAAGAATTACTGTCATTGTCAGAATGGGCGCTGAGAATATGAGAGTCAAGCTTCCTCATTTGGTGAGGGCAGTCCGTGGAGCCGGCCAAATCGTAACCTGGGTATGCGACCCTATGCATGGAAACACCATCAAGGCACCTTGCGGACTCAAAACCCGTCCTTTTGATGCAATCTTG GCTGAGGTGAGGGCATTCTTCGACGTTCATGAGCAAGAAGGCAGCCACGCCGGTGGAATCCATTTGGAGATGACTGGACAGAACGTGACAGAGTGCATTGGAGGATCACGGACTGTGACATTCGACGATCTGAGCTCGCGCTACCACACCCACTGCGACCCGAGGCTGAACGCGTCGCAGTCCCTGGAGCTGGCCTTCATCGTCTCGGAGAGGTTAAGGAAGAAGAGGATGGCATCTCACAGTCTCCTGTCTTAA